The following proteins are co-located in the Gordonia polyisoprenivorans genome:
- a CDS encoding steroid 3-ketoacyl-CoA thiolase: MGVPVIVEAVRTPIGKRAGWLSGLHAEELLGMTQRGLIERAGIDPALVEQAIGGCVTQAGAQAGNITRKAWLSAGLPEHTGATTIDCQCGSAQQANHLIAGLIATDTIEVGIACGVETMTQVPLGANVGTNAGPYHADSWHIDLPNQFEAAERIARRRGITRADIEALGLRSQQLARIAWDEGRFDREVLALKAPERTKDGELTGNILDVVRDQGLRETTAESLAGLKPVIEGGIHTAGTSSQISDGAAAILLMDEGRAKELGLTPRARLRAQALVGAEPHYHLDGPVQATERVLSKAGMSLSDIDLVEINEAFASVVLSWAQVHGADMDKVNVNGGAIALGHPVGSTGSRLITTALHELERTDTQTTLITMCAGGAMATGTILERI; the protein is encoded by the coding sequence ATGGGTGTTCCGGTGATCGTGGAAGCAGTGCGGACGCCGATCGGAAAGCGCGCCGGCTGGCTGTCGGGTCTGCACGCCGAGGAACTTCTCGGGATGACCCAGCGCGGCCTCATCGAGCGGGCGGGCATCGACCCCGCCCTGGTCGAGCAGGCGATCGGTGGCTGTGTCACCCAGGCCGGCGCCCAGGCCGGCAACATCACCCGCAAGGCCTGGCTGTCGGCGGGCCTGCCCGAACACACCGGCGCGACGACGATCGACTGTCAGTGCGGGTCGGCGCAGCAGGCCAACCACCTGATCGCCGGGCTGATCGCGACCGACACGATCGAAGTCGGCATCGCCTGCGGCGTGGAGACGATGACCCAGGTACCACTCGGTGCCAACGTCGGGACGAATGCCGGCCCCTACCATGCCGATTCGTGGCACATCGACCTGCCCAACCAGTTCGAGGCCGCCGAACGCATCGCGCGCCGACGCGGCATCACCCGCGCCGACATCGAGGCGCTCGGCCTGCGGAGTCAGCAGCTTGCTCGAATCGCCTGGGACGAAGGACGTTTCGACCGAGAGGTGCTCGCCCTCAAGGCACCCGAGCGCACCAAGGACGGTGAACTCACCGGCAACATCCTCGACGTGGTCCGCGATCAGGGGCTGCGCGAGACGACCGCGGAGTCGCTGGCCGGCCTCAAGCCGGTGATCGAGGGCGGCATCCACACCGCCGGGACCTCGTCGCAGATCTCCGACGGCGCCGCGGCGATCCTGCTGATGGACGAGGGTCGCGCAAAAGAATTGGGACTCACCCCCCGGGCTCGGTTGCGCGCCCAGGCGCTCGTCGGCGCCGAGCCGCACTACCATCTCGACGGTCCGGTCCAGGCCACCGAACGAGTACTGAGCAAGGCCGGAATGTCGTTGTCGGACATCGATCTCGTCGAGATCAACGAGGCGTTCGCCTCGGTGGTGCTCAGCTGGGCTCAGGTGCACGGCGCCGACATGGACAAAGTCAACGTCAACGGCGGTGCGATCGCGCTCGGACATCCGGTGGGCAGCACCGGTTCCCGGCTCATCACCACCGCCCTGCACGAACTCGAACGCACCGACACACAGACCACCCTGATCACGATGTGTGCCGGCGGCGCAATGGCCACCGGCACCATCCTGGAACGCATCTGA
- a CDS encoding nuclear transport factor 2 family protein, with translation MTHSETAPAYLNIDRENHPAVLAGRRSREFVEARDKQAWVDNFATDAKVEDPVGPSMFDAEGIGFTGHQRISEFWDLSIATTESIEFVFDDEIICGNEVAYVGKIVTHVAGHVSEAHGVFTYRADENGKLSALRAFWEVEKTINSVRPA, from the coding sequence ATGACCCACTCCGAAACCGCACCGGCGTATCTGAACATCGATCGGGAGAACCATCCGGCGGTACTCGCCGGACGGCGCTCGCGTGAGTTCGTCGAGGCCAGGGACAAGCAGGCCTGGGTGGACAATTTCGCCACCGACGCGAAGGTCGAGGACCCGGTGGGGCCGTCGATGTTCGACGCCGAGGGCATCGGATTCACTGGGCACCAACGGATCTCGGAGTTTTGGGATCTCTCGATCGCGACCACCGAGAGCATCGAGTTCGTCTTCGACGACGAGATCATCTGCGGCAACGAGGTCGCCTACGTGGGCAAGATCGTCACCCACGTCGCCGGTCACGTCTCCGAAGCCCACGGGGTGTTCACCTACCGCGCCGATGAGAACGGGAAACTCTCTGCGCTGCGGGCATTCTGGGAGGTCGAGAAGACGATTAACTCGGTGCGTCCGGCGTAG
- a CDS encoding Zn-ribbon domain-containing OB-fold protein: MAVVPEPETPVLTAPLTNTFGYTRSPGPVLSQFALGLRDGRIVGSRAADGTVSVPPVEFDPGSGAPTTDLVDVATIGTVVSWTWVDQPAEPQPLDVPFAWALIRLDGADTALLHALRVESPDDVATGLRVHAVWRAARTGRIDDISHFAPGEIATPAEPNTAEVDAGERVVITTPITTTITHSATEEESWYLEGLKAGKLYGSRIGSGVDAGRVYFPPRKVSPSDGARAVERVELADTGTVTTFCIVNVPFQGQRIKPPYVAAYVLLDGTDIPFLHLILDCPADEVRMGMRVQAVWVPEDERELSLGSISHFRPTGEPDADYASYREFL; the protein is encoded by the coding sequence GTGGCGGTCGTTCCCGAACCCGAGACCCCCGTCCTCACCGCACCGCTGACCAACACCTTCGGGTACACCCGGTCGCCGGGTCCGGTGCTGTCGCAGTTCGCGCTCGGTCTGCGCGACGGCCGGATCGTCGGCTCACGCGCCGCGGACGGAACCGTCTCGGTGCCCCCGGTCGAGTTCGATCCCGGATCCGGTGCCCCGACCACCGATCTCGTCGACGTCGCGACCATCGGCACCGTCGTCTCGTGGACGTGGGTCGACCAACCCGCCGAACCCCAACCGCTCGACGTGCCGTTCGCCTGGGCGCTGATCCGTCTCGACGGCGCCGACACCGCTCTGCTGCACGCCCTGCGGGTGGAGTCACCCGACGACGTGGCGACGGGGCTGCGCGTGCACGCCGTGTGGCGCGCCGCGCGGACCGGCCGGATCGACGACATCAGCCATTTCGCCCCGGGGGAGATCGCAACACCGGCGGAACCGAATACCGCCGAGGTCGACGCCGGCGAGCGGGTCGTCATCACGACCCCGATCACCACCACGATCACCCACTCGGCCACCGAGGAGGAATCCTGGTACCTGGAGGGACTCAAGGCCGGCAAGCTCTATGGCTCCCGGATCGGTTCGGGCGTCGACGCCGGTCGGGTGTACTTCCCGCCGCGTAAGGTCAGCCCGTCGGACGGGGCACGCGCGGTGGAGCGGGTCGAGTTGGCCGACACCGGTACCGTCACCACCTTCTGCATCGTCAACGTCCCCTTTCAGGGACAACGCATCAAGCCGCCGTACGTGGCCGCCTACGTGCTGCTCGACGGCACCGACATCCCGTTCCTGCACCTGATCCTCGACTGCCCGGCCGACGAGGTCCGCATGGGGATGCGCGTGCAGGCAGTGTGGGTCCCCGAGGACGAGCGTGAACTCTCGTTGGGCAGCATCAGCCACTTCCGGCCGACCGGCGAGCCCGACGCCGACTACGCCTCCTACCGCGAATTCCTCTGA
- a CDS encoding TetR/AcrR family transcriptional regulator, whose product MRTHGWAGAVPATDEEAVARILAATREVIDEQGEATRLADVARRLGVTRQTVYRYFPSTEALLSATAIDAVGAFLDRIADRLVGLTEPDVAVIEGVSAVLEVLADDRYMGILLLPGHQSLPVIGQITSENARVFARSMIERMDVDWTARGYRDEDIEILVEIVLRTLQSLIIDPDHGYSASDRRVFLDRWLGSAIRALASGGR is encoded by the coding sequence ATGCGTACGCACGGTTGGGCCGGCGCGGTGCCCGCCACCGACGAGGAGGCCGTCGCGCGCATTCTCGCGGCCACGCGTGAGGTCATCGACGAGCAGGGAGAGGCCACCCGTCTGGCCGACGTTGCGCGACGGCTCGGCGTGACCCGTCAGACGGTGTATCGCTACTTTCCGAGCACCGAGGCACTGCTCTCGGCGACAGCCATCGACGCCGTCGGAGCGTTCCTGGACCGCATCGCCGACCGCCTGGTGGGGCTCACCGAGCCGGATGTGGCCGTGATCGAGGGTGTTTCGGCGGTCCTGGAGGTGCTCGCCGACGACCGCTACATGGGTATCCTGCTGTTGCCCGGGCACCAGAGCCTGCCGGTGATCGGACAGATCACCTCGGAGAACGCCCGCGTGTTCGCGCGCAGCATGATCGAGCGGATGGACGTCGACTGGACCGCGCGCGGTTACCGCGACGAGGACATCGAGATCCTCGTCGAAATCGTCTTGCGCACACTGCAATCACTGATCATCGATCCCGACCACGGGTACTCGGCCTCTGATCGCCGAGTGTTCCTCGACCGCTGGTTGGGCTCGGCGATCCGTGCGCTCGCGAGTGGGGGTCGGTGA
- a CDS encoding LLM class F420-dependent oxidoreductase — protein sequence MKLALQLGYWGAGPIAGAAELVTAAEANGFDAVFTAESWGSDTYTPLAWWGSATSRIRLGTAVSQLSARPPTSLAMAALTLDHLSGGRHIIGLGVSGPQVVEGWYGEPFAKPLARTREYVEIVRAVLAREAPVRSDGPHYPLPYPAHAPGSTGLGKPLKPITHPLRADIPIWLGAEGPRNVAQTAEIADGWLAIFYSLALADQYEQWLADGFARPGARRTREEFEVAATVQVVITDDIDAAVDRYRPSTALYVGGMGAEQKNFHAELYTRMGYGDAVEEIGRLFRAGRKEEAIAAVPDEMVRETLIAGTADEVRAQISLWEAAGVDMLMVTARDVATIETLAGLV from the coding sequence GTGAAACTGGCTTTGCAACTGGGATATTGGGGAGCCGGTCCCATCGCCGGCGCAGCCGAGCTCGTCACGGCCGCCGAGGCCAACGGCTTCGACGCCGTGTTCACCGCCGAATCGTGGGGTTCGGACACCTACACCCCGCTGGCATGGTGGGGATCGGCGACGTCCCGCATCCGACTGGGTACCGCGGTCTCACAGCTGTCCGCCCGACCGCCGACCTCCCTGGCGATGGCCGCGCTGACCCTCGACCACCTCTCCGGCGGCCGCCACATCATCGGACTCGGGGTGTCGGGACCACAGGTCGTGGAGGGCTGGTACGGCGAGCCGTTCGCCAAACCCCTTGCCCGGACCCGCGAATACGTCGAGATCGTCCGCGCGGTGCTGGCGCGCGAGGCGCCGGTGCGCAGCGACGGGCCGCACTACCCGCTGCCGTACCCGGCACACGCACCCGGGTCGACCGGCCTGGGCAAGCCACTCAAGCCGATCACCCATCCGCTGCGCGCCGATATCCCCATCTGGCTCGGTGCCGAGGGCCCTCGCAACGTCGCGCAGACCGCCGAGATCGCCGACGGCTGGCTCGCCATCTTCTACAGTCTCGCCCTGGCCGATCAGTACGAGCAGTGGCTGGCCGACGGCTTTGCGCGACCCGGTGCTCGGCGCACGCGTGAGGAGTTCGAGGTCGCGGCGACGGTACAGGTCGTCATCACCGATGACATCGACGCCGCCGTCGACCGGTATCGTCCGTCGACGGCACTGTACGTCGGCGGAATGGGAGCCGAGCAGAAGAACTTTCACGCCGAGCTGTATACACGGATGGGCTACGGCGACGCCGTCGAAGAGATCGGACGACTGTTTCGTGCTGGCCGTAAGGAGGAGGCGATCGCGGCGGTGCCCGACGAGATGGTCCGCGAAACCCTGATCGCCGGCACCGCCGACGAGGTACGTGCGCAGATCTCCTTGTGGGAGGCCGCCGGGGTCGACATGCTGATGGTCACCGCGCGTGACGTCGCGACCATCGAGACCCTGGCCGGGCTGGTCTGA
- a CDS encoding cytochrome P450: MVKTVNVSAGESPSGATSSTEDAGSSPFMAQEGWDFTSPDLLEQGIPVQEFAALRSTAPVWWNAQREGKGGGFHDGGYWVISKHAHVREISKNNADWSTASNGVIMRFDDEMTQEQLDVTKALLINHDPPDHTRLRKLVSKAFTPRAVQALEDKLDGAARTIVTHAAEQGTGDFVHDVAVDLPLLAIADLLGVPEEDRVKLFNWSNNMMNYDDPEFGEDPQMASAEILGYGYNMAEARRKNPVDDIVSVLVNADLDGQSLDEAEFGFFFILLTVAGNETTRNAISHGMNAFLEHPDQWELFKRERPATAVDEIVRWATPVNCFQRTAKRDTQVGGVDIAEGERVGLFYGSANYDDEVFERPYEFNILRDPNPHVGFGGNGAHFCVGANLARMEINLMFNALADLVPDISRLEAPRRLRHGWINGVKELRVDYGTK; this comes from the coding sequence GTGGTCAAGACCGTCAACGTTTCCGCGGGGGAGTCGCCGAGCGGGGCGACGTCGTCAACGGAAGACGCGGGCAGCAGCCCGTTCATGGCGCAGGAGGGATGGGATTTCACCAGCCCCGACCTGCTCGAACAGGGAATCCCGGTCCAGGAGTTCGCAGCCCTGCGTTCGACGGCTCCGGTGTGGTGGAACGCGCAGCGCGAGGGCAAGGGCGGCGGATTCCACGACGGCGGCTACTGGGTGATCTCCAAACACGCCCACGTCCGCGAGATCTCCAAGAACAACGCCGACTGGTCGACGGCGTCCAACGGCGTCATCATGCGTTTCGACGACGAGATGACCCAGGAGCAACTCGACGTCACCAAGGCGCTGCTGATCAACCACGATCCGCCGGATCACACGCGGCTGCGCAAGCTGGTGTCGAAGGCCTTCACGCCGCGCGCCGTGCAAGCGCTCGAGGACAAGCTCGACGGCGCGGCGCGGACGATCGTCACCCACGCGGCCGAACAGGGCACCGGCGACTTCGTTCACGATGTCGCCGTCGACCTCCCGTTGCTGGCCATCGCCGATCTGCTCGGTGTGCCCGAGGAGGACCGGGTCAAGCTCTTCAACTGGTCGAACAACATGATGAACTACGACGACCCGGAGTTCGGCGAGGACCCGCAGATGGCGTCGGCCGAAATCCTCGGCTACGGCTACAACATGGCCGAGGCACGCCGCAAGAATCCGGTCGACGACATCGTCAGCGTGCTGGTCAATGCCGACCTCGACGGCCAGTCGCTCGACGAGGCCGAGTTCGGCTTCTTCTTCATCCTGCTGACCGTCGCCGGTAACGAGACCACGCGCAACGCGATCAGCCACGGCATGAACGCCTTCCTCGAACACCCCGATCAGTGGGAGCTGTTCAAGCGGGAGCGGCCGGCCACCGCGGTCGACGAGATCGTCCGCTGGGCCACGCCGGTCAACTGCTTCCAGCGCACCGCCAAACGCGACACCCAGGTCGGCGGCGTCGACATCGCCGAGGGCGAGCGCGTCGGGCTGTTCTACGGCTCCGCGAACTACGACGACGAGGTCTTCGAGAGGCCCTACGAGTTCAACATCCTGCGAGATCCCAACCCGCACGTCGGTTTCGGCGGCAACGGTGCGCACTTCTGCGTCGGCGCGAACCTGGCGCGGATGGAGATCAACCTGATGTTCAACGCGCTCGCCGACCTGGTGCCCGACATCAGCAGGCTCGAGGCACCGCGTCGCCTACGGCACGGCTGGATCAACGGGGTCAAGGAGCTCCGGGTCGACTACGGGACGAAATGA
- a CDS encoding thiolase domain-containing protein, translating to MTLPRIAIVGFAHSPNVVGTHGTTNGVEMLIPCFSKLYAELGINRTDIGFWCSGSSDYLAGRAFSFISAIDSIGAMPPINESHVEMDAAWALYEAWVKIATGEVDLALAYGFGKSTAGDMDLTLALQTDPYTVAPLWPQARSLAALQARAGLDAGAWTEADMAAVAARTTGASVDDLLGADYVANPLRAQDIAPYTDAAAAVIIASERRARELVANPAFITGWDHRIDTPNFGARDLTVSPSTTLAGDTAFGERSRAVDVAEIAAPYTHQELIVRNALRLPESVRINPSGGVLVGNSLFSAGLQRIGYAANEILGGNAQTALAHATSGPLLQQNMVVTLGADTAGDEN from the coding sequence ATGACCCTCCCCCGGATCGCGATCGTCGGGTTCGCCCACAGCCCGAATGTCGTCGGGACCCACGGCACCACCAATGGCGTGGAGATGCTGATCCCGTGTTTCTCCAAGCTCTACGCCGAACTCGGCATCAACCGGACCGACATCGGATTCTGGTGCAGTGGATCGTCGGATTACCTTGCCGGACGCGCTTTCTCGTTCATCTCGGCCATCGACTCGATCGGTGCGATGCCGCCCATCAACGAGTCGCACGTCGAGATGGACGCGGCGTGGGCCCTCTACGAGGCCTGGGTGAAGATCGCCACCGGCGAGGTCGATCTGGCCCTGGCCTACGGCTTCGGCAAATCGACGGCCGGCGACATGGATCTGACCCTGGCGCTGCAGACCGACCCGTACACGGTGGCACCGCTGTGGCCACAGGCCCGGTCGCTCGCCGCATTGCAGGCCCGCGCGGGACTCGATGCCGGAGCGTGGACCGAGGCCGACATGGCAGCGGTGGCCGCCCGTACCACCGGCGCCTCGGTGGACGACCTCCTGGGTGCCGACTACGTCGCGAATCCCTTGCGCGCCCAAGACATCGCGCCCTACACCGATGCCGCAGCAGCGGTCATCATCGCCTCCGAGCGTCGGGCACGTGAGCTGGTGGCCAATCCCGCGTTCATCACCGGGTGGGATCATCGCATCGACACCCCGAATTTCGGCGCGCGGGACCTGACGGTGTCGCCGTCGACGACCCTGGCCGGCGATACCGCGTTCGGCGAGCGGAGCCGCGCCGTCGACGTCGCCGAGATCGCGGCCCCCTACACCCATCAAGAGCTGATCGTGCGCAACGCGTTACGCCTGCCGGAGTCGGTGCGCATCAATCCGTCGGGCGGTGTCCTCGTCGGGAACTCTCTGTTCTCGGCCGGATTGCAGCGGATCGGCTACGCCGCCAACGAGATCCTCGGAGGCAACGCGCAGACCGCGCTCGCGCACGCGACGAGCGGTCCACTGCTGCAACAGAACATGGTGGTCACCTTGGGCGCCGACACCGCGGGAGACGAGAACTGA
- a CDS encoding glycosyltransferase, whose protein sequence is MADEFDSTADHLSPSTPAVAVIIPAYNEERLIVDTLQALQNQEFDAPLHREILHGFRVVVVDNNSTDRTPDLVREFIEAGTRFPTELISETEKGSGCAADTGARHAIASGARYIARTDADSHPAPDWLATLLIPLFAGKRLVGGRVKARDDEDVSPFLFNAVGKLWRVGHAVEYLRTARGPAVARRSYAVVGNNMAIDVEMYLESGGFPRTRMEDVDDDTVLQSRVRSLVGPKGIALQKNALVYTSQRRQQAFGIKGLLEWYSGDRSSTDLAADVR, encoded by the coding sequence ATGGCCGACGAATTCGATTCCACAGCCGACCACCTCTCCCCCTCGACGCCCGCAGTCGCGGTGATCATCCCCGCATACAACGAGGAACGCCTCATCGTCGACACCCTGCAGGCCCTGCAGAATCAGGAGTTCGACGCCCCACTGCATCGCGAGATTCTGCACGGATTCCGTGTCGTCGTGGTCGACAACAACAGCACCGATCGCACACCGGACCTCGTCCGTGAGTTCATCGAGGCCGGAACCCGGTTCCCCACCGAATTGATCTCCGAAACCGAAAAGGGTTCGGGCTGTGCGGCCGACACCGGCGCGCGTCACGCCATCGCTTCCGGAGCTCGCTACATCGCACGCACCGACGCCGACTCGCATCCGGCGCCGGACTGGCTCGCCACCCTGCTGATCCCGCTGTTCGCCGGGAAACGGCTCGTCGGTGGCCGGGTGAAAGCCCGTGACGACGAAGACGTCTCACCGTTCCTGTTCAACGCGGTCGGCAAGCTCTGGCGGGTCGGTCATGCCGTGGAGTACCTGCGGACCGCCCGCGGACCGGCCGTCGCCCGCCGCAGTTATGCGGTGGTGGGCAACAACATGGCCATCGACGTCGAGATGTACCTCGAATCCGGAGGCTTCCCGCGGACGCGGATGGAGGACGTCGACGACGACACCGTGTTGCAGAGTCGTGTGCGGTCGCTGGTGGGCCCCAAGGGAATCGCCTTGCAGAAGAATGCCCTGGTCTACACCTCGCAACGCCGCCAACAAGCGTTCGGGATCAAGGGCCTGCTCGAATGGTATTCGGGTGACCGCAGTTCCACCGACCTCGCCGCCGATGTCCGCTGA
- a CDS encoding nitroreductase family deazaflavin-dependent oxidoreductase — MDANNRPRQLDSPVVARLIKVGSRLNTMVYRATGGRLGNTWRVGAALHKPVPVCLLTTTGRKTGKPRTAPLLYLRDGENFVVVASQGGLAHHPAWYLNLRADSAVTIEVGRDRHELRARTADEAERARLWPKLVDVYADFDTYDAWTEREIPVVICEPATD; from the coding sequence GTGGACGCGAACAATCGTCCGCGCCAGCTCGATTCACCCGTTGTCGCGCGACTGATCAAGGTGGGCTCGCGGCTCAACACGATGGTCTACCGGGCCACGGGTGGTCGACTGGGCAACACGTGGCGAGTCGGGGCGGCGCTGCACAAGCCGGTTCCGGTGTGTCTGTTGACCACGACCGGCCGCAAGACGGGCAAGCCCCGAACCGCACCGTTGCTCTATCTGCGCGACGGTGAGAACTTCGTCGTGGTGGCCTCACAGGGCGGACTGGCGCACCATCCGGCGTGGTATCTCAACCTGCGCGCCGATTCGGCGGTGACCATCGAGGTCGGGCGCGATCGCCACGAGTTGCGGGCCCGCACCGCCGATGAGGCCGAACGCGCGCGCCTGTGGCCGAAACTCGTTGATGTGTATGCCGATTTCGACACCTACGACGCCTGGACCGAGCGTGAGATCCCGGTGGTCATCTGCGAGCCCGCCACTGACTGA
- a CDS encoding cytochrome P450 — MQTTSTRPFDPGIDFTDPDLLERGVPLAEFAHLRRTAPVWWNAQEEGKGGGFHDGGFWVVSKHAHVREVSRNHALWSTNANGAIIRLPEYVTADQIEFTKALLINHDPPSHTRLRKIVSRIFTPKSVGALTDTLKESARRVVAEAAERHCGNFVDDVAVHLPLQAILDLIGVPTADRPRIHELVDAIINSDDPDQLIDPTTANAELLGYAYQMAEDRRHNPREDIVTTLVQADIDGEALDEMEFGFFVILLITAGNETTRNATTHGMNAFLDHPAQWELFRRERPASAVDEILRWSTPVNAFQRTALADTELGGVAVTAGQRVGLFYSSANYDEDVFSDPFTFDILRDPNPHLAFGGNGAHFCIGANLARLELNLIFDAIADVLPDISRIGPMRRVRSGWLNGVKDLPVDYGTRQSIPGP, encoded by the coding sequence ATGCAGACCACATCGACCCGTCCGTTCGACCCGGGTATCGACTTCACCGACCCGGACCTCCTCGAACGTGGCGTGCCCCTCGCCGAGTTCGCACATCTGCGCCGCACTGCGCCGGTGTGGTGGAACGCCCAGGAGGAGGGAAAGGGCGGCGGATTCCACGACGGCGGATTCTGGGTGGTCTCGAAGCACGCACACGTCCGCGAGGTCTCCCGCAATCACGCGCTGTGGTCCACCAACGCCAACGGCGCGATCATCCGACTCCCCGAGTATGTGACGGCCGATCAGATCGAGTTCACCAAAGCCCTTCTCATCAACCACGATCCGCCGTCGCACACCCGACTACGCAAGATCGTCTCGCGCATCTTCACGCCGAAATCCGTTGGTGCGCTGACCGACACGTTGAAGGAGTCGGCACGCCGGGTGGTTGCCGAGGCCGCGGAACGCCATTGCGGGAACTTCGTCGACGACGTCGCCGTCCACCTCCCGCTGCAGGCCATCCTCGACCTCATCGGTGTGCCCACCGCCGATCGTCCGAGGATTCACGAACTCGTCGACGCCATCATCAATTCCGACGATCCGGATCAGCTGATCGATCCCACCACGGCGAACGCCGAATTGCTGGGTTACGCATACCAGATGGCCGAGGATCGGCGACACAACCCGCGCGAGGACATCGTCACCACCCTGGTGCAGGCCGACATCGACGGCGAGGCCCTTGACGAGATGGAGTTCGGGTTCTTCGTCATTCTGCTGATCACCGCCGGGAACGAAACCACCCGAAATGCCACCACGCACGGAATGAATGCGTTTCTCGATCATCCCGCCCAGTGGGAGCTCTTTCGCCGTGAACGGCCCGCTTCGGCGGTCGATGAGATCCTGCGCTGGTCGACGCCGGTCAACGCCTTCCAGCGAACCGCCCTCGCCGACACCGAACTCGGTGGCGTCGCGGTCACCGCAGGACAGCGGGTCGGACTGTTCTACAGCTCGGCCAATTACGACGAGGACGTCTTTTCCGACCCGTTCACCTTCGACATTCTTCGTGACCCCAATCCCCATCTCGCGTTCGGCGGGAACGGGGCACATTTCTGCATCGGAGCCAACCTCGCCCGCCTCGAGCTGAACCTCATCTTCGACGCCATCGCCGACGTGCTGCCCGACATCTCGCGGATCGGGCCGATGCGGCGGGTCCGATCGGGCTGGCTCAACGGGGTCAAGGATCTCCCGGTGGATTACGGCACGCGCCAATCCATCCCTGGTCCCTGA
- a CDS encoding thiolase domain-containing protein, whose translation MAHNNRAAVLGTGQTHYVAKRHDVTMAGMCREAIDAALADAKVSIDEIDAVVIGKAPDLFEGTMMPELAMAEALGAVGKRLIRVHTAGSVGGSTANVAASLVFAGVHRRVLAVAWEKQSESNAMWALSIPVPFTKPVGAGAGGFFAPHVRAYIRQSGAPEHIGAMVAAKDRRNGALNPLAHLHQPDITTESVMASQMLWDPIRYDETCPSSDGACAVVIGDEQIADDAVAQGTPVAWIHATAMRTEPLAFAHRNVVSPQAGRDAAAALWKAGGIDNPVEEIDAAEIYVPFSWFEPMWLENLGFAPENQGWKLTEAGETEIGGRIPLNASGGVLSSNPIGASGMIRFAEAAIQVMGKAGAHQVPDARKALGHAYGGGSQYFSMWLVGADKPQH comes from the coding sequence ATGGCACACAACAACCGGGCGGCGGTTCTGGGCACCGGCCAGACCCACTATGTCGCCAAACGGCACGACGTGACGATGGCTGGGATGTGCCGGGAGGCGATCGACGCGGCACTGGCCGACGCGAAGGTCTCGATCGACGAGATCGACGCCGTCGTCATCGGCAAGGCCCCGGATCTCTTCGAGGGCACCATGATGCCGGAGCTGGCGATGGCGGAAGCGCTCGGCGCCGTCGGCAAACGACTGATCCGGGTGCACACCGCGGGTTCGGTCGGCGGTTCCACCGCCAATGTCGCGGCGTCGCTGGTGTTCGCCGGGGTGCACCGTCGGGTGCTGGCCGTTGCGTGGGAGAAGCAGTCGGAGTCGAATGCCATGTGGGCGTTGTCGATTCCGGTGCCGTTCACCAAGCCGGTGGGCGCAGGCGCGGGCGGATTCTTCGCCCCTCACGTGCGCGCCTACATCCGGCAGTCCGGTGCGCCCGAGCACATCGGTGCGATGGTCGCGGCCAAGGACCGTCGCAACGGCGCCCTCAATCCGCTGGCACACCTGCATCAGCCCGACATCACCACCGAGTCGGTCATGGCGTCGCAGATGCTCTGGGACCCGATCCGTTACGACGAGACGTGCCCGTCGTCGGACGGGGCATGCGCCGTGGTGATCGGCGACGAGCAGATCGCTGATGACGCTGTGGCACAGGGAACTCCGGTCGCATGGATTCACGCGACCGCGATGCGCACCGAGCCGTTGGCCTTCGCGCACCGCAACGTCGTCAGCCCACAGGCCGGTCGGGATGCCGCCGCGGCACTGTGGAAGGCCGGCGGCATCGACAACCCCGTCGAGGAGATCGACGCCGCCGAGATCTATGTGCCCTTCTCATGGTTCGAGCCGATGTGGTTGGAGAACCTGGGTTTCGCGCCGGAGAACCAGGGCTGGAAGCTGACCGAGGCCGGCGAGACCGAGATCGGTGGGCGCATCCCGCTCAACGCCTCCGGCGGCGTGCTGTCGTCGAATCCGATCGGCGCGTCGGGCATGATCCGCTTCGCCGAGGCCGCGATCCAGGTGATGGGCAAAGCCGGAGCACACCAGGTTCCCGACGCCCGCAAAGCCCTCGGCCACGCGTATGGCGGTGGCTCGCAATACTTCTCGATGTGGCTGGTGGGGGCCGACAAACCCCAGCACTGA